The following are encoded together in the Lathyrus oleraceus cultivar Zhongwan6 chromosome 3, CAAS_Psat_ZW6_1.0, whole genome shotgun sequence genome:
- the LOC127129948 gene encoding uncharacterized protein LOC127129948 yields MQNIILEDVQPISIFGSFTSNHNTDDIEEGMEFENKEACVIALQHWHIKRSLDYSVTKSDNVRYIIKCKNFACKFKCMVSLCKGNSKWKIGKLGGPHTCTTTSMSQDHRKLNSEMISKSIIELVNRDASLNMKVIIAHVVEKYRYIIMYKKAWIAKCKAIESLYGNWETSYNDLPQWMLVDETWLYGKYKRTMLMVVAHDGNENIFPIVFALVEGETKDAWSFFLRNLRIHITPQVNMCLISDTHESIKSAYKNPENG; encoded by the exons ATGCAAAATATAATTTTGGAGGATGTTCAACCGATCTCTATTTTTGGAAGTTTCACATCAAACCATAATACTGACGACATAGAGGAGGGCATGGAGTTTGAAAACAAGGAAGCTTGTGTTATCGCGTTGCAACATTGGCATATAAAACGTAGTCTTGATTATTCAGTGACTAAATCTGACAATGTACGATACATAATCAAGTGTAAGAATTTTGCATGCAAATTCAAATGCATGGTTTCTTTGTGTAAGGGGAACTCAAAGTGGAAGATTGGTAAGCTTGGTGGGCCTCACACATGCACAACTACTTCTATGTCACAAGACCATAGAAAACTAAATTCAGAAATGATTAGTAAGAGCATAATTGAGCTTGTTAATCGCGATGCTTCTCTTAATATGAAGGTGATCATCGCTCATGTTGTAGAAAAATACAGGTACATAATAATGTACAAAAAGGCATGGATTGCAAAGTGTAAGGCAATAGAATCACTGTATGGAAATTGGGAGACATCTTACAACGACCTGCCGCAGTGGATGCTG GTTGACGAAACATGGTTGTATGGCAAGTATAAAAGGACTATGTTGATGGTTGTGGCACATGATGGGAACGAGAACATTTTCCCAATAGTTTTTGCATTAGTTGAAGGTGAGACAAAGGAtgcttggagtttctttcttAGGAATTTGAGAATACACATTACTCCACAAGTAAATATGTGTCTTATATCAGACACACATGAATCGATAAAGAGTGCATATAAAAATCCggaaaatggatga
- the LOC127125681 gene encoding uncharacterized protein LOC127125681 — translation MSQKYLHQLLEEDQEPFLLKNYISDRRNQLKITTINKIQNSNSTFNFNINPCKNNASCFFSFPETPDFRKSPLFELTSPVKSPCKSSRTAALLLEAALRIQKHSSSLSSSSSSSSSNHKTKTKGFGLFGSLFKRIKQRNQNRKREIETKNVFVKDILSSKKFESQKINKGKPLETETSCSGYSERIIHEGCTCYQSSFSESPFRFVLQTSSCSGSHTPELASPSRHITEDKGSKVEAKSINQFQSGEEEEEDKEQCSPVCVLDPPFEDDEEGHINDDDDEDGGGFDLERSYARARQQILYNLRRFEKLAGLDPLELEKRMMEDEEDVDETYMEEDDVEDEESEVSCKENDFKELVFEAVYLSMVHDRQQMPQQFKKLIHDLIVEEEREFISLEDRDMVITRICKRVESWKEVESNTIDMMIEEDFSIEDGGWKKNVEQIRNMAGELEFDIFSILVEEFSEELVC, via the exons ATGTCTCAAAAGTACTTACACCAACTACTAGAGGAAGATCAAGAACCATTCCTTCTCAAAAACTACATTTCCGATAGACGTAACCAATTGAAAATCACAACCATCAATAAAATTCAAAACTCTAACTCAACTTTCAATTTCAACATAAATCCCTGTAAAAACAACGCTTCTTGTTTTTTCTCATTCCCCGAAACACCAGACTTCAGAAAATCGCCGCTGTTCGAATTAACATCGCCGGTTAAAAGCCCCTGCAAATCTTCACGAACCGCAGCACTTCTTCTAGAAGCGGCTCTCAGGATCCAGAAACATTCATCATCATtgtcttcttcatcttcatcttcatcttcaaaTCACAAAACAAAAACCAAAGGTTTCGGTCTATTTGGATCTTTATTCAAAAGAATTAAGCAAAGAAACCAGAACCGAAAGCGTGAAATAGAGACTAAAAATGTGTTTGTCAAGGATATACTGAGTAGCAAAAAATTTGAATCTCAGAAGATAAACAAAGGTAAACCATTGGAAACCGAAACTTCTTGCAGCGGTTACTCTGAAAGGATCATTCACGAAGGCTGCACTTGTTATCAAAGTTCTTTCTCGGAGAGTCCTTTTCGGTTTGTTCTTCAAACGAGTTCTTGCTCCGGCAGCCACACGCCGGAGTTAGCCTCGCCGAGTCGTCACATAACAGAG GACAAAGGAAGTAAGGTAGAAGCTAAGAGTATCAATCAATTTCAATCTGgggaagaagaggaagaagataAGGAACAATGTAGTCCGGTCTGTGTTTTAGACCCACCGTTCGAGGACGATGAGGAAGGACATATAAATGACGATGATGATGAAGATGGTGGTGGCTTTGATTTGGAGAGAAGCTATGCCA GAGCAAGGCAGCAGATATTGTACAACCTTCGCCGATTTGAGAAACTCGCAGGATTGGACCCGTTAGAACTCGAGAAGAGAATGATGGAAGACGAAGAGGATGTGGATGAAACAtatatggaagaggatgatgttgaagatgaGGAAAGTGAAGTATCATGTAAAGAAAATGATTTCAAAGAGTTGGTTTTTGAAGCTGTCTATCTGTCAATGGTCCATGACAGACAGCAAATGCCACAACAGTTTAAGAAACTAATTCATGATCTCATTGTGGAAGAAGAGAGAGAATTCATCTCTCTAGAAGATAGGGACATGGTGATAACTAGGATATGCAAGAGGGTGGAATCTTGGAAAGAAGTGGAGTCAAACACAATTGATATGATGATAGAAGAGGATTTCTCTATAGAGGATGGAGGGTGGAAGAAAAATGTTGAGCAGATAAGGAATATGGCCGGTGAGCTTGAGTTTGATATCTTTAGCATTTTGGTGGAGGAATTTTCAGAGGAATTAGTATGTTAG